A single window of Labrus mixtus chromosome 23, fLabMix1.1, whole genome shotgun sequence DNA harbors:
- the LOC132958768 gene encoding uncharacterized protein LOC132958768 isoform X1, with protein sequence MRICILITASLLCSLVWISFSGLKSQTVEVQSGDEATLQCSNFSIVPSEIIWFRLNRSEPRCISHMFRSFEPATFCSGFKDGKFNMTSNISTVFLNIKQVDLSDSGLHFCGYYVSRYPLIVDATFLEVQEVNYEMIKLVNVVLVGLIVFMVMIVICLSVKITWLHKALNEEMDPQQDENLGADGLIYSAVTIRPKTKRNLRPDPDREDDKGCIYSGTR encoded by the exons ATGAGGATCTGTATCTTGATAACAGCTTCACTTCTCTGCAGCCTCG tttggaTCTCCTTCTCAGGTTTGAAGTCTCAGACTGTGGAGGTCCAGTCTGGTGATGAAGCCACACTGCAGTGCTCCAACTTTTCCATTGTTCCCTCAGAGATCATCTGGTTCAGACTGAACAGAAGTGAGCCTCGCTGCATCTCCCATATGTTTAGGTCTTTTGAACCTGCTACATTCTGCAGTGGATTCAAAGATGGAAAATTcaacatgacatcaaacatcTCCACTGTCTTCCTCAACATCAAACAAGTGGATTTGTCTGACTCTGGACTTCATTTTTGTGGATATTATGTGAGCAGATATCCACTGATTGTTGATGCAACATTTTTAGAGGTTCAAG aagtgAATTATGAAATGATAAAGCTGGTGAACGTGGTCCTGGTTGGTCTGATTGTTTTCATGGTGATGATCgtcatttgtctgtctgttaaaaTCACATGGCTTCACAAAG CTCTTAATGAAGAAATGGACCCACAACAGGACGAG AATCTTGGCGCAGACGGCCTGATCTATTCGGCTGTGACTATTCGTCCAAAAACCAAGAGAAACCTCAGGCCTGACCCCGACAGAGAAGACGACAAGGGTTGTATTTATTCAGGCACCAGATAG
- the LOC132958768 gene encoding uncharacterized protein LOC132958768 isoform X2, with product MRICILITASLLCSLGLKSQTVEVQSGDEATLQCSNFSIVPSEIIWFRLNRSEPRCISHMFRSFEPATFCSGFKDGKFNMTSNISTVFLNIKQVDLSDSGLHFCGYYVSRYPLIVDATFLEVQEVNYEMIKLVNVVLVGLIVFMVMIVICLSVKITWLHKALNEEMDPQQDENLGADGLIYSAVTIRPKTKRNLRPDPDREDDKGCIYSGTR from the exons ATGAGGATCTGTATCTTGATAACAGCTTCACTTCTCTGCAGCCTCG GTTTGAAGTCTCAGACTGTGGAGGTCCAGTCTGGTGATGAAGCCACACTGCAGTGCTCCAACTTTTCCATTGTTCCCTCAGAGATCATCTGGTTCAGACTGAACAGAAGTGAGCCTCGCTGCATCTCCCATATGTTTAGGTCTTTTGAACCTGCTACATTCTGCAGTGGATTCAAAGATGGAAAATTcaacatgacatcaaacatcTCCACTGTCTTCCTCAACATCAAACAAGTGGATTTGTCTGACTCTGGACTTCATTTTTGTGGATATTATGTGAGCAGATATCCACTGATTGTTGATGCAACATTTTTAGAGGTTCAAG aagtgAATTATGAAATGATAAAGCTGGTGAACGTGGTCCTGGTTGGTCTGATTGTTTTCATGGTGATGATCgtcatttgtctgtctgttaaaaTCACATGGCTTCACAAAG CTCTTAATGAAGAAATGGACCCACAACAGGACGAG AATCTTGGCGCAGACGGCCTGATCTATTCGGCTGTGACTATTCGTCCAAAAACCAAGAGAAACCTCAGGCCTGACCCCGACAGAGAAGACGACAAGGGTTGTATTTATTCAGGCACCAGATAG